The Desulfoplanes formicivorans genome includes a region encoding these proteins:
- a CDS encoding transposase, with the protein AQVQMKDGGTAKLVFVRNRSKKDWLALLCTDKNLPDEEIVRIYGRRWDIEVFFRTAKQHLELEKGCQ; encoded by the coding sequence GCTCAAGTTCAGATGAAAGATGGAGGCACGGCAAAATTGGTTTTTGTCCGCAACCGGAGCAAAAAAGATTGGCTTGCATTACTGTGTACAGATAAAAATCTTCCGGATGAAGAAATTGTGCGTATCTACGGTCGGCGCTGGGATATTGAAGTTTTCTTCCGTACGGCCAAACAGCATCTTGAATTGGAAAAAGGATGCCAGAG